A stretch of Brevundimonas naejangsanensis DNA encodes these proteins:
- a CDS encoding TonB-dependent receptor, protein MNRLVKTALLAGAAFGVMASAAQAQVQAAPVGEQASNVDDIIVSARRRDEALKDVPISVSALGAERLEETGASDITALQQQTPNATVQVARGSNSTLISFIRGIGQQDPLWGFEPGVGLYVDDVYVARPQGAVLDIFDIQRIEVLRGPQGSLYGRNTVGGAIKYVTSRLDPDSPELTLRGAYGSYNQIDLLAQGSMPVTDKLRIGGAVASYNRDGYGKNLNTGAEHYDKDVLAGRVSVEFQPYDNAFFRLAYDRVEDRSNPRHGHREVAGVGPGAGVPGSVYDTYAGLGDKNKVTTEGVSLTAQVDLNDVWSFKSITAYRTGDTNTLIDFDNTPAPTLDVPAVYGDHQFTQEFQALFSTDRIQGVAGIFYLDGTASGAFDTIAQNFGIVIGTAGYVETTSIALFTDVNLDLTERLHLGLGARYTMDDKTGHVFRANYLGAARSPLLGGAARNPILLRTDYTNSNSFDQFTPKASLSYDFSDRLTGYASYSKGFKSGGFDMRGDAILTPNTVNGYQPEKVDSYEIGLKGSAFDRRLNFASAIFYNKYEDQQVTTQVPAVGGIASFVDNVGSSKFYGAELEGSLILTDSLTANFAVGYLDSKFEQFLRYNLTTQKYEDISSLVVLQNAPKWTGYLGLTWRGDVAGGSLAVTPSVSYRDDYSQFEFPNPVLDQDAFALVDLSVVWTDPSQKWTVGVFGKNLTDEEYRVGGYNFAGAAYNDSLIGYYGPPRTVTASLQYKF, encoded by the coding sequence ATGAACAGACTCGTGAAGACCGCCCTGCTGGCGGGCGCCGCCTTTGGCGTGATGGCCTCGGCGGCTCAGGCCCAGGTCCAGGCCGCTCCGGTCGGGGAGCAGGCCTCCAACGTCGACGACATCATCGTCAGCGCCCGCCGCCGCGACGAAGCGCTCAAGGACGTGCCGATCTCGGTGTCGGCTCTGGGCGCCGAGCGTCTCGAGGAAACCGGCGCGAGCGACATCACCGCCCTGCAGCAGCAGACTCCGAACGCCACGGTCCAGGTCGCGCGCGGCTCCAACTCGACCCTGATCTCCTTCATCCGCGGCATCGGCCAGCAGGACCCGCTGTGGGGCTTCGAGCCCGGCGTCGGCCTCTACGTCGACGACGTTTATGTGGCCCGTCCGCAGGGCGCGGTGCTGGACATCTTCGACATCCAGCGCATCGAGGTGCTGCGCGGCCCGCAAGGCTCGCTGTATGGCCGCAACACGGTGGGCGGCGCGATCAAATACGTCACCTCGCGTCTGGACCCGGATTCGCCGGAGCTGACCCTGCGCGGCGCCTACGGCAGCTACAACCAGATCGACCTGCTGGCCCAGGGCTCCATGCCGGTCACCGACAAGCTGCGCATCGGCGGCGCCGTCGCCAGCTACAACCGTGACGGCTACGGCAAGAACCTGAACACGGGCGCCGAGCACTACGACAAGGACGTCCTGGCCGGCCGCGTCAGCGTCGAGTTCCAGCCTTACGACAACGCCTTCTTCCGCCTGGCCTATGACCGGGTCGAGGACAGGTCGAACCCGCGCCACGGCCACCGCGAAGTCGCCGGCGTCGGCCCGGGCGCCGGCGTCCCCGGCAGCGTCTATGACACCTACGCCGGCCTCGGCGACAAGAACAAGGTGACGACCGAAGGCGTGTCGCTGACCGCCCAGGTCGATCTCAACGATGTCTGGTCGTTCAAGTCGATCACCGCCTATCGCACCGGCGACACCAACACCCTGATCGACTTCGACAACACGCCCGCGCCGACGCTGGACGTGCCAGCCGTTTATGGCGACCACCAGTTCACCCAGGAATTCCAGGCGCTGTTCAGCACCGACCGGATTCAGGGCGTGGCCGGGATCTTCTATCTGGACGGCACCGCCTCGGGGGCCTTCGACACCATCGCCCAGAATTTCGGCATCGTCATCGGCACCGCCGGCTATGTCGAGACGACCAGCATCGCCCTGTTCACGGACGTGAACCTGGACCTGACGGAGCGTCTGCACCTGGGCCTGGGCGCGCGCTACACGATGGACGACAAGACCGGCCACGTCTTCCGCGCCAACTACCTGGGCGCGGCCCGCAGCCCGCTGCTGGGCGGCGCGGCGCGCAATCCGATCCTGCTGCGCACGGACTATACGAACTCGAACAGCTTCGACCAGTTCACGCCCAAGGCCTCGCTGTCCTATGACTTCTCGGACCGCCTGACCGGCTACGCCTCCTATTCGAAGGGCTTCAAGTCGGGCGGCTTCGACATGCGCGGCGACGCCATCCTGACGCCGAACACGGTCAACGGCTATCAGCCGGAGAAGGTCGACTCCTATGAAATCGGCCTGAAGGGCTCGGCCTTCGACCGTCGTCTGAACTTCGCTTCGGCCATCTTCTACAACAAGTATGAGGACCAGCAGGTCACCACCCAGGTCCCGGCCGTGGGCGGCATCGCCAGCTTCGTCGACAACGTCGGCTCGTCCAAGTTCTACGGGGCGGAACTGGAAGGCTCGCTGATCCTGACCGACAGCCTGACGGCCAACTTCGCGGTCGGCTACCTCGACTCCAAGTTCGAGCAGTTCCTGCGCTACAACCTGACGACCCAGAAGTACGAGGACATCTCGAGCCTGGTGGTGCTGCAGAACGCGCCGAAGTGGACGGGCTATCTGGGTCTGACCTGGCGCGGCGACGTGGCGGGCGGTTCGCTGGCCGTGACTCCGTCGGTCAGCTATCGCGACGACTACAGCCAGTTCGAGTTCCCCAACCCAGTGCTGGATCAGGACGCCTTCGCCCTGGTCGACCTGTCGGTCGTGTGGACCGACCCGAGCCAGAAGTGGACCGTCGGCGTCTTCGGCAAGAACCTGACGGACGAAGAGTATCGCGTGGGCGGCTACAACTTCGCCGGCGCCGCCTACAACGACTCCCTGATCGGCTACTACGGCCCGCCGCGCACCGTGACGGCGTCGCTGCAGTACAAGTTCTGA
- a CDS encoding TetR/AcrR family transcriptional regulator, whose protein sequence is MTKSDPPPPAAPQLPTGPAAPARRGRPKKSKTAVAGETREAILNAAEDLFSKHGFYGVTIREVAREAGVDTALVHYYFGAKKELFDAVFIRRAEVWNSERVAAIDRYAEAVGDAMTLEGLFEAFLRPPFQWSLKGGPGWKHYAALVAQTNANPAFGGETMARYFDPAIRRLLELVKRILPQADEADLYWAYHNLSGALTLTLGETGRLDRLSGGLCKSGDLDSACDYMVRFAAAGFRAVCGPKSDG, encoded by the coding sequence ATGACGAAGAGCGACCCGCCGCCCCCCGCCGCGCCCCAGCTTCCGACCGGCCCCGCCGCCCCGGCGCGGCGCGGCCGGCCCAAGAAGTCCAAGACAGCCGTCGCGGGCGAGACCCGCGAGGCCATCCTGAACGCGGCCGAGGACCTGTTCTCCAAGCACGGCTTCTACGGCGTCACCATCCGCGAGGTGGCGCGCGAGGCGGGCGTGGATACGGCGCTGGTCCACTATTATTTCGGGGCCAAGAAGGAGCTGTTCGACGCCGTCTTCATCCGCCGCGCCGAGGTGTGGAACAGCGAGCGCGTCGCCGCCATCGACCGCTACGCCGAGGCCGTGGGCGACGCCATGACGCTGGAGGGGCTGTTCGAGGCCTTCCTGCGCCCGCCGTTCCAGTGGTCGCTCAAGGGCGGGCCGGGGTGGAAGCACTACGCCGCCCTGGTGGCCCAGACCAACGCCAACCCGGCCTTCGGCGGCGAGACCATGGCCCGCTATTTCGACCCGGCGATCCGGCGCCTGCTGGAGCTGGTCAAGCGCATCCTGCCCCAGGCGGACGAGGCCGACCTCTATTGGGCCTATCACAACCTGTCCGGCGCCCTGACCCTGACGCTCGGCGAGACGGGGCGCCTGGACCGCCTGTCCGGCGGCCTGTGCAAGTCCGGCGATCTGGACAGCGCCTGCGACTACATGGTGCGTTTCGCCGCCGCCGGCTTCCGCGCCGTGTGCGGCCCGAAATCGGACGGCTGA
- a CDS encoding LytTR family DNA-binding domain-containing protein, with protein sequence MRVAGGLDGRARDLLRGLVVAAVAAVFLTLSGAFGTGGAPFWPRLAYWVGLMLAGSLWGHVCGAWTARRIDVDARPWAAAGLETLIISGPLTLLVWAVTGPALEGAMQPLAYLPAFLFPVTLVTALLSVLHVFLGRARPVETHAGGPGAAPARFLERLPPRLRGARLIAVQAEDHYLRLHTDRGSDLILMRLSDALGELEGLEGAQTHRSWWVAKDAVASVSRGDGRAALTLAGGALVAPVSRRYAKALREAGWW encoded by the coding sequence ATGAGGGTCGCGGGGGGCCTCGACGGACGAGCGCGCGACCTCCTGCGCGGCCTCGTCGTGGCCGCCGTCGCGGCCGTCTTCCTGACCCTGTCCGGCGCCTTCGGCACGGGCGGCGCGCCCTTCTGGCCGCGTCTGGCCTACTGGGTCGGACTGATGCTGGCGGGCAGCCTGTGGGGCCATGTCTGCGGGGCCTGGACGGCGCGGCGCATCGACGTCGACGCCCGGCCCTGGGCCGCGGCGGGCCTCGAGACCCTGATCATCAGCGGCCCGCTGACCCTGCTGGTCTGGGCCGTCACCGGCCCCGCGCTCGAAGGCGCCATGCAGCCGCTGGCCTATCTGCCCGCCTTCCTCTTCCCGGTGACGCTGGTCACCGCCCTGCTGTCCGTGCTTCACGTCTTCCTGGGCCGCGCGCGCCCGGTCGAGACCCATGCGGGCGGCCCCGGCGCCGCGCCCGCCCGCTTCCTCGAGCGCCTGCCGCCGAGGCTGCGCGGCGCGCGCCTGATCGCCGTCCAGGCCGAGGACCACTACCTGCGTCTGCACACCGACCGGGGCTCGGACCTGATCCTGATGCGCCTGTCCGACGCCCTCGGCGAACTGGAAGGCCTGGAAGGCGCCCAGACCCACCGCAGCTGGTGGGTGGCCAAGGACGCCGTCGCCTCGGTCTCGCGCGGCGACGGCCGCGCCGCCCTGACGCTGGCCGGCGGCGCCCTGGTCGCCCCCGTCAGCCGCCGCTACGCCAAGGCGCTGCGCGAGGCGGGGTGGTGGTAG
- a CDS encoding carotenoid oxygenase family protein: protein MTSTRRALFMGAAALAVTPDVTRAAQALVVASDWSLATADVEGDVAPRPLRLIHGRAPEGLSGSLYRNGPAKFRRPGGSAQHWFDGDGLIRRWRVQEGQATLAARFADTPKRRQEAEAGVMLMPGFGTVADPRARIGSADDASAANTSVHRVGGKLWALWEAGSPLAMDPETLETEDFVTLRPDLKGMPFLAHPRVEPDGRIWNLGVNGRQAMVWRLAADGALEAAEVIALPRASYIHDFSATANHLVLVLQPWVRTRGVMPLSAAFDWTPEAGTQVLVIDKADLSRRRVYELPPFGVFHVGDAWEEADGTIRFDLCAYKDMDFAARGARAVLNGVPLGGEPAELAMAVLSPNGRGRLERTGVVGEFPRGDPRRAGLARRFSLHTTGERADRPLASAVAVTDWASGRTRAFDFGPDHVTDEMVYVPKPGATHEADAWLVGPSINLKAGVSELHVLDLMHVEDGPVATWRADVALPAAFHGNWV from the coding sequence ATGACCTCGACCCGACGCGCCCTCTTCATGGGCGCCGCCGCCCTGGCCGTCACGCCCGACGTGACCCGCGCGGCCCAGGCGCTCGTTGTCGCGTCCGACTGGTCGTTGGCCACCGCCGACGTCGAGGGCGACGTGGCGCCGAGGCCCCTGCGTTTGATCCACGGCCGGGCGCCCGAGGGCCTGTCGGGCAGCCTCTACCGCAACGGCCCGGCCAAGTTCCGGCGGCCCGGGGGCTCGGCCCAGCACTGGTTCGACGGCGACGGCCTGATCCGGCGCTGGCGGGTGCAGGAGGGTCAGGCGACGCTGGCCGCCCGCTTCGCCGACACGCCCAAGCGGCGACAGGAGGCCGAGGCCGGCGTCATGCTGATGCCGGGTTTCGGCACGGTCGCCGATCCGCGCGCCCGCATCGGCTCGGCCGACGACGCCAGCGCGGCCAACACCTCCGTCCACCGGGTCGGCGGCAAGCTGTGGGCCTTGTGGGAGGCGGGCTCGCCCCTGGCCATGGACCCGGAGACGCTCGAGACGGAGGACTTCGTCACTCTGCGTCCCGATCTGAAGGGCATGCCCTTCCTGGCCCATCCGCGCGTCGAGCCGGACGGCCGCATCTGGAATCTGGGGGTGAACGGGCGGCAGGCCATGGTCTGGCGGCTGGCGGCGGACGGGGCGCTGGAGGCGGCGGAGGTGATCGCCCTGCCGCGCGCCAGCTACATCCACGACTTCAGCGCCACGGCCAACCATCTGGTTCTCGTGCTGCAGCCCTGGGTCCGGACGCGCGGCGTCATGCCCCTGTCGGCGGCCTTCGACTGGACGCCCGAGGCGGGGACGCAGGTGCTGGTCATCGACAAGGCCGACCTGTCGCGGCGGCGCGTCTATGAGCTGCCGCCCTTTGGCGTCTTCCACGTGGGCGACGCCTGGGAGGAGGCGGACGGCACGATCCGCTTCGACCTGTGCGCCTACAAGGACATGGACTTCGCCGCGCGCGGCGCCCGGGCGGTGCTGAACGGCGTGCCTCTGGGCGGCGAGCCGGCCGAGCTGGCCATGGCTGTCTTGTCGCCGAACGGGCGCGGACGGCTGGAGCGCACGGGCGTGGTCGGCGAGTTTCCGCGCGGCGACCCGCGCCGCGCCGGCCTGGCGCGCCGCTTCAGCCTGCACACCACGGGCGAGCGCGCCGATCGGCCGCTGGCCTCGGCGGTCGCCGTCACCGACTGGGCGTCAGGCCGAACGCGGGCCTTCGACTTCGGCCCCGATCATGTGACCGACGAGATGGTCTACGTGCCCAAGCCCGGCGCGACGCACGAGGCCGACGCCTGGCTGGTCGGCCCGAGCATCAACCTGAAGGCCGGGGTCAGCGAACTGCACGTGCTGGACCTGATGCACGTCGAGGACGGCCCCGTCGCCACCTGGCGCGCCGACGTGGCCCTGCCGGCGGCGTTTCACGGGAACTGGGTCTGA
- a CDS encoding DUF2141 domain-containing protein, whose protein sequence is MMIRVFAAVAGLAFAAPAFAQSADSRLTFTFETGARTGAVLVALYDSEAAYEGDVPTRLARVDVAAGQRAAVFERLAAGAYGMKAFHDVNDDGEMNVNPFGMPTEPYAFSNNAVGNMGPAKWDRARFEVSGATAQTIRIR, encoded by the coding sequence ATGATGATCCGCGTGTTCGCCGCCGTCGCCGGTCTGGCCTTCGCCGCCCCGGCCTTCGCCCAATCCGCCGACAGCCGCCTGACCTTCACCTTCGAGACCGGCGCCCGGACCGGCGCGGTCCTGGTCGCCCTCTACGACAGCGAGGCCGCCTATGAGGGCGACGTCCCGACTCGGCTGGCTCGCGTCGATGTGGCGGCGGGCCAGCGCGCCGCCGTGTTCGAGAGGCTGGCCGCCGGGGCCTACGGCATGAAGGCCTTCCACGACGTCAACGACGATGGCGAGATGAACGTCAATCCGTTCGGCATGCCGACCGAGCCCTACGCCTTCTCCAACAACGCCGTCGGAAACATGGGGCCGGCCAAATGGGATCGCGCCCGCTTCGAGGTGTCGGGCGCGACCGCCCAGACCATCCGCATCCGTTGA
- the rpe gene encoding ribulose-phosphate 3-epimerase codes for MTQTTATAPLICPSILASDFSKLGEEIRALEAAGADWIHVDVMDGHFVPNLTIGPDVVKALRPHTSLPFDVHLMVAPVDNWLEAYRAAGADIMSVHPESGPHVHRTLGQIRQLGAKAGLVFNPATPLNVLEEAVDLVDLVLIMSVNPGFGGQKFIESSLKKIERARAILDRAGSKAHLQVDGGVVAANAGACVAAGGDALVAGSFVFKGGPDAYAANIQALKAAAA; via the coding sequence ATGACCCAGACGACCGCGACCGCCCCGCTGATCTGCCCCTCCATCCTGGCCAGCGACTTCTCCAAGCTGGGCGAGGAGATCCGCGCCCTCGAGGCGGCGGGCGCCGACTGGATTCACGTCGACGTCATGGACGGCCATTTCGTGCCCAACCTGACCATCGGCCCGGACGTGGTGAAGGCCCTGCGGCCGCACACCAGCCTGCCGTTCGACGTCCACCTGATGGTCGCCCCGGTCGACAACTGGCTGGAGGCCTATCGCGCGGCGGGCGCCGACATCATGAGCGTCCACCCCGAAAGCGGCCCGCACGTCCACCGCACCCTGGGTCAGATCCGCCAGCTGGGCGCCAAGGCCGGCCTGGTCTTCAACCCGGCCACGCCGCTGAACGTGCTGGAGGAGGCCGTCGACCTGGTCGACCTGGTGTTGATCATGTCGGTCAATCCGGGCTTCGGCGGTCAGAAATTCATCGAGTCCTCGCTGAAGAAGATCGAGCGCGCCCGCGCCATCCTCGACCGCGCCGGATCCAAGGCCCACCTGCAGGTCGACGGCGGGGTGGTCGCCGCCAACGCCGGGGCCTGCGTCGCCGCCGGGGGCGACGCCCTGGTCGCCGGCTCCTTCGTCTTCAAGGGCGGGCCCGACGCCTACGCCGCCAACATCCAGGCCCTGAAGGCCGCCGCCGCGTGA
- a CDS encoding heparinase II/III family protein, with protein sequence MSPLGPFAPRDSDVPLAEGHIPGLRGAPVRTPIRPASSARPDPRLWASVAKGLAARQLWIELYGLPGYGLTLGGPTAEGFAVSPRDFRPLPEEAPRPLLSGKLTLAGLSLDADSPLDLWNSPTPSRAFAVELHGFAWMPAMMAPGDRGAREALAMTLAWHAVFSRWSPFSWDPDILARRVYRLACAGRRLAGVATEIERLQLTDILARQARQLLRPPGGAMGRAERLTAAAVAGCALSGKTGAAIRHKALKRLPAALAATIAPDGAHASRAPEMGLELLLDLLTLDDALAQLSEVTPEPVAEAISRLTLALRLQTLPDRRLAVFQGGGPSTPERVAAARAHDDAPAAPPSGVVGGVLRVSSPLLTVMIDVEAPARGAWSAAACGQPAALEVVCGRDRLFTSAGWTPRALDRQALRLTPGASTLTLGEQPLGEPLSGWKSELLGPRLVGPPIHVTRQHQEGDGAVWLEVEHDGWMPGYGLMHQRRLYIDQRLDELRAEERLHPPADRPEVVRALAAPYALRFQLEPGVQASLARDRRSILLRGPSGRGWWFRSDGPDVAIEPAVHIDDGLTRRSLQIVVRGSARTDAETKVRWKLSPAGASGDPS encoded by the coding sequence GTGAGCCCCCTCGGCCCCTTCGCCCCGCGCGACAGCGACGTCCCCCTGGCCGAAGGGCACATCCCCGGCCTCAGGGGCGCGCCGGTGCGGACGCCGATCCGCCCCGCCTCCAGCGCCCGGCCCGACCCGCGCCTGTGGGCCTCGGTGGCCAAGGGCCTGGCCGCGCGCCAGCTGTGGATCGAGCTGTACGGCCTGCCCGGCTACGGCCTGACCCTGGGCGGCCCCACGGCCGAGGGCTTCGCCGTCAGCCCGCGCGACTTCCGCCCCCTGCCCGAGGAGGCGCCGCGTCCCCTGCTGTCGGGCAAGCTGACCCTGGCGGGCCTCAGCCTGGACGCCGACAGCCCGCTGGACCTGTGGAACAGCCCCACCCCCAGCCGCGCCTTCGCCGTCGAGCTGCACGGCTTCGCCTGGATGCCCGCCATGATGGCGCCCGGCGATCGCGGCGCGCGCGAGGCCCTGGCCATGACCCTGGCCTGGCACGCGGTGTTCAGCCGCTGGTCGCCCTTCTCCTGGGACCCCGACATCCTGGCTCGCCGCGTCTATCGCCTGGCCTGCGCCGGACGGCGGCTGGCAGGCGTGGCGACCGAGATCGAACGGCTGCAGCTGACCGACATCCTGGCCCGCCAGGCCCGCCAGCTGCTGCGCCCGCCCGGCGGCGCCATGGGCCGGGCCGAGCGCCTGACCGCCGCCGCCGTCGCCGGCTGCGCCCTGTCGGGCAAGACGGGCGCCGCGATCCGCCACAAGGCGCTGAAGCGCCTGCCCGCCGCCCTGGCCGCCACGATCGCCCCGGACGGCGCCCACGCATCGCGCGCGCCGGAGATGGGGTTGGAGCTGCTGCTCGACCTGCTGACCCTGGACGACGCCCTGGCCCAGCTGTCGGAGGTGACGCCCGAACCGGTGGCCGAGGCCATTTCGCGCCTGACCCTGGCCCTGCGCCTCCAGACCCTGCCCGACCGACGTCTGGCCGTCTTCCAGGGCGGCGGCCCCTCCACGCCCGAGCGCGTCGCCGCCGCCCGCGCCCATGACGACGCCCCCGCCGCCCCGCCCAGCGGCGTGGTCGGCGGCGTCCTGCGCGTCTCCAGCCCGCTGCTGACCGTCATGATCGACGTCGAGGCGCCCGCGCGCGGCGCCTGGTCGGCCGCCGCCTGCGGCCAGCCCGCCGCGCTGGAGGTCGTCTGCGGCCGCGACCGCCTGTTCACCTCGGCCGGATGGACCCCGCGCGCCCTGGACCGACAGGCCCTGCGCCTGACGCCGGGCGCCTCGACCCTGACCCTGGGCGAACAGCCCCTGGGCGAGCCCCTGTCCGGCTGGAAGAGCGAGCTGCTCGGCCCGCGCCTCGTCGGCCCGCCCATCCATGTGACCCGCCAGCACCAAGAAGGCGACGGCGCCGTCTGGCTCGAGGTCGAGCACGACGGCTGGATGCCGGGCTACGGCCTGATGCATCAGCGCCGCCTCTACATCGACCAGCGGCTGGACGAGTTGCGCGCCGAGGAGCGGCTGCATCCGCCCGCCGACCGGCCCGAGGTCGTGCGCGCCCTCGCCGCCCCCTACGCCCTGCGCTTCCAGCTCGAGCCCGGCGTCCAGGCATCCTTGGCCCGCGACCGCCGCTCCATCCTGCTGCGCGGCCCTTCGGGGCGCGGCTGGTGGTTCCGCAGCGACGGCCCCGACGTGGCGATCGAACCCGCCGTCCACATCGACGACGGCCTGACGCGACGCTCGCTGCAGATCGTCGTGCGCGGCTCGGCCCGCACCGACGCCGAGACCAAGGTCCGCTGGAAACTGAGCCCCGCCGGCGCGAGCGGCGATCCGAGCTAA
- a CDS encoding GIY-YIG nuclease family protein, translated as MNERRPFIATYILASRPLGVLYVGMTSNLYERIRQHREDRMEGFALHYGCKTLV; from the coding sequence ATGAATGAGCGCCGCCCCTTCATCGCGACCTACATCCTGGCCAGCCGCCCGCTCGGCGTCCTTTACGTCGGCATGACGTCGAACCTCTACGAGCGCATCCGCCAGCACCGCGAGGATCGGATGGAAGGCTTCGCCCTGCATTACGGCTGCAAGACCCTGGTCTGA
- the purH gene encoding bifunctional phosphoribosylaminoimidazolecarboxamide formyltransferase/IMP cyclohydrolase — protein MPAAPDFPPAPDAIKPVRALISLSDKAGLEDAARTLAGLGVELVSTGGTKAAIAGFGLPVKDVADLTGFPEMMDGRVKTLHPVVHGGLLGVRNAPAHAAAMTEHGIGPIDIVWIDLYPFEKTVEDGGGFEAAIENIDIGGPAMIRSGSKNHGHVAVAVDAESIGLIIEALKADGSTSLALRKSLAARAFARTAAYDAAVSSWFAGQLNDAAPARKSIAGSLAQTLRYGENPHQTGAFYRTGEKRPGVAYATQIQGKELGYNNIADADAAYELVAEFEAPACVIVKHANPCGVAVGHTLSEAYARALECDAVSAFGGVIAVNRPLTGEDARAITGIFTEVVIAPGADDEAKAVFAAKKNLRLLITDGLPDPHGPGEVFRSVAGGFLVQSRDRSLIKPEDLKIVTRRQPTPTEIQDMLFAFTVAKHVKSNAIVYAKDGQTAGIGAGQMNRRDSARIAAIRAKEAGEAKGLAHSLAQGSACASEAFFPFADGLLEAIAAGATAVIQPGGSIRDDEVIAAADERGIAMAFTGVRVFRH, from the coding sequence ATGCCCGCCGCTCCCGACTTTCCGCCCGCCCCGGACGCCATCAAACCCGTCCGCGCCCTGATCTCCCTGTCGGACAAGGCCGGGCTGGAAGACGCCGCGCGCACCCTGGCGGGGCTGGGCGTCGAGCTGGTCTCCACCGGCGGCACCAAGGCGGCGATCGCGGGCTTCGGCCTGCCGGTCAAGGATGTGGCCGACCTGACCGGCTTCCCGGAAATGATGGACGGCCGGGTCAAGACCCTGCACCCCGTCGTGCACGGCGGCCTGCTGGGCGTGCGCAACGCCCCGGCCCACGCCGCCGCCATGACCGAGCACGGCATCGGCCCGATCGACATCGTCTGGATCGACCTCTACCCCTTCGAGAAGACGGTCGAGGACGGCGGCGGCTTTGAAGCGGCCATCGAGAACATCGACATCGGCGGCCCGGCCATGATCCGTTCGGGCTCCAAGAACCACGGCCACGTCGCCGTCGCCGTCGACGCCGAGAGCATCGGCCTGATCATCGAGGCCCTGAAGGCCGACGGCTCGACCTCCCTGGCCCTGCGCAAGTCGCTGGCCGCCCGCGCCTTCGCCCGCACCGCCGCCTATGACGCCGCCGTGTCGTCCTGGTTCGCCGGTCAGCTGAACGACGCCGCCCCGGCGCGCAAGTCGATCGCCGGCTCGCTGGCCCAGACCCTGCGCTACGGCGAGAACCCGCACCAGACCGGCGCCTTCTACCGCACCGGCGAGAAGCGTCCGGGCGTGGCCTACGCCACCCAGATCCAGGGCAAGGAACTGGGCTACAACAACATCGCCGACGCCGACGCCGCCTATGAGCTGGTGGCCGAGTTCGAGGCCCCGGCCTGCGTCATCGTCAAACACGCCAACCCTTGCGGTGTGGCGGTCGGCCACACCCTGTCGGAGGCCTACGCCCGCGCGCTGGAATGCGACGCCGTCTCGGCCTTCGGCGGCGTCATCGCCGTCAACCGCCCGCTGACGGGCGAGGACGCCCGCGCCATCACCGGCATCTTCACCGAGGTCGTCATCGCCCCCGGCGCGGATGACGAGGCCAAGGCCGTCTTCGCCGCCAAGAAGAACCTGCGCCTGCTGATCACCGACGGCCTGCCTGACCCGCACGGTCCCGGCGAGGTGTTCCGTTCGGTCGCCGGCGGCTTCCTGGTCCAGTCGCGCGACCGCTCGCTGATCAAGCCCGAAGACCTGAAGATCGTCACGCGCCGCCAGCCGACGCCGACCGAGATCCAGGACATGCTGTTCGCCTTCACCGTGGCCAAGCACGTCAAGTCCAACGCCATCGTCTACGCCAAGGACGGCCAGACGGCCGGCATCGGCGCCGGTCAGATGAACCGCCGCGATAGCGCCCGCATCGCCGCCATCCGCGCCAAGGAAGCCGGCGAGGCCAAGGGTCTGGCCCATTCGCTGGCGCAGGGTTCGGCCTGCGCGTCCGAAGCCTTCTTCCCCTTCGCCGACGGCCTGCTGGAAGCCATCGCCGCCGGGGCCACGGCGGTGATCCAGCCGGGCGGCTCGATCCGCGACGACGAAGTCATCGCCGCCGCCGACGAACGTGGCATCGCCATGGCCTTCACCGGCGTGCGGGTGTTCAGGCACTAA